From Bicyclus anynana chromosome 7, ilBicAnyn1.1, whole genome shotgun sequence, the proteins below share one genomic window:
- the LOC112049694 gene encoding endocuticle structural glycoprotein ABD-4, translated as MISIIFVSLLVTSFLEFTSAQAQRPNDPIPIIKYESEGPNVDGSYKWLYQTGNEINAEESGYVKNFGKGEGQEVQVAEGKFNYKAPDGSPISLQYIADENGFQPQGAHLPTPPPIPPAIQRALDYLKTLPPTAASPPSGPRQRAFF; from the exons ATG ATCtctataatatttgtaagtCTGCTGGTCACCAGTTTCCTGGAATTTACATCTGCACAGGCACAAAGGCCCAATGATCCAATACctataattaaatatgaatCAGAGGGACCTAATGTAGACGGGTCTTACAAATGGTT ATATCAAACGGGAAATGAAATTAACGCAGAAGAATCCGGGTACGTGAAGAACTTCGGCAAAGGAGAAGGACAAGAAGTTCAAGTGGCGGAAGGCAAGTTTAATTACAAGGCACCGGACGGCTCGCCTATTTCGCTTCAATATATTGCCGATGAAAATGGATTCCAGCCACAA GGCGCTCATCTGCCAACTCCGCCGCCGATTCCCCCTGCAATCCAAAGAGCGTTAGACTATTTGAAGACTCTCCCCCCCACCGCTGCTTCGCCTCCCAGTGGACCCCGCCAACGCGCATTTTTCTAA